A DNA window from Streptomyces sp. CA-278952 contains the following coding sequences:
- a CDS encoding IS5 family transposase (programmed frameshift) — MSADLVPDDLWERIAPLLPVRPPRRHRYPGRLPADDRAALRGIVYVLRKSVSWRDVPAELVGCSGVTAWRRLRDWTEAGVWPRLHEVLLAELRKEGLLEMDDAAIDGSHVRALKRGAHTGPSPVDRARPGSKHHLIVDRHGTPLAVSLTSGNRHDVTQLMPLLDAIPRIRGLRGRPRQRPRRLFADRGYDYDKYRRLVRARGITPKIARRGTPHGSGLGKTRWVVERTFAWLHQFKRLRIRYEIRADLHLALLQLACSIICLRRLRTSF, encoded by the exons GTGTCTGCTGATCTTGTGCCTGATGACCTGTGGGAACGCATAGCCCCGCTGCTGCCGGTTCGACCGCCTCGACGACACCGGTATCCCGGGCGGCTGCCGGCCGATGACCGTGCTGCTCTGCGGGGCATCGTCTACGTGCTGCGCAAGAGTGTGAGCTGGCGCGACGTTCCCGCAGAGCTGGTGGGCTGCAGCGGCGTGACAGCCTGGCGGCGCCTGCGGGACTGGACCGAGGCCGGAGTGTGGCCCCGCCTGCATGAGGTTCTTCTGGCGGAACTGCGTAAAGAGGGCCTGCTGGAGATGGACGACGCCGCGATCGACGGCTCGCACGTCAGGGCTCTCA AAAGGGGGGCTCACACCGGACCTTCGCCGGTCGACCGGGCCCGGCCCGGCAGCAAGCACCACCTGATCGTCGACCGGCACGGAACCCCGCTCGCCGTTTCTCTGACCAGCGGAAACCGTCACGATGTTACCCAGCTCATGCCTCTGCTGGACGCCATACCCCGCATCCGCGGCCTGCGGGGCCGGCCACGCCAGCGGCCCCGGCGACTGTTCGCCGACCGCGGGTACGACTACGACAAGTACCGGCGTCTCGTCCGCGCCCGTGGGATCACACCCAAGATCGCCCGACGCGGCACCCCGCACGGCTCGGGACTGGGCAAGACACGCTGGGTCGTCGAGCGGACCTTCGCCTGGCTCCACCAGTTCAAACGACTGCGCATCCGCTACGAGATACGAGCCGACCTCCACCTCGCACTACTCCAACTCGCCTGCAGCATCATCTGCTTGAGACGACTCCGTACCTCATTCTGA